A genomic region of Brevibacillus sp. JNUCC-41 contains the following coding sequences:
- a CDS encoding sigma-54 interaction domain-containing protein: MAGFTSIQKFIQDYAENTAGILGLDLTVLDEKGVRVSGTGYYKDLIGKTAPEGSFFRMILETGEPGVVYDVKKNESQCRSCKFVNQCKELATIGFPIVKQDKLVGVIGMIGFSLEQKEKMIIESENLIQFLRNVSTMLVNKLAMLDLGKEQGCKIQEDIPASPKSITFENILGKDSGLQDVIKKAKRIVNSPSTVLIRGDSGTGKELLAKAIHFESKRRMHSFVAVNCAAIPESLLESELFGYEGGSFTGSRRNGKMGKFELAHNGTIFLDEIGDMPLFLQPKLLRVLQEKEIERIGGNKAIEINVRVIAATHRNLEEMVKSGTFREDLYYRLNVLPLHTKPLKKRRDDIVLYLEHFIHKHCMIMQRNPLRLDPVLERWLIRYDWPGNIRQLENAVEYMVNMAESDIVGFQDLPDYLFQRDPLSVECGGLSLEQMISEYEKDVIQSYFLAEKYRDDKEQIARELQISLSTLYRKLEKYKLC; this comes from the coding sequence ATGGCAGGCTTTACCAGCATACAAAAATTTATTCAAGATTACGCTGAGAACACGGCAGGTATCCTTGGTCTGGATTTAACGGTGCTTGATGAAAAGGGCGTTCGCGTTAGCGGAACCGGCTACTATAAAGACCTCATTGGCAAAACGGCTCCGGAAGGCTCCTTTTTCAGAATGATATTGGAAACAGGGGAGCCTGGAGTGGTTTACGATGTGAAAAAAAATGAGTCGCAATGTAGGAGTTGTAAATTCGTGAATCAATGCAAAGAGCTCGCGACCATTGGGTTTCCTATTGTAAAGCAAGATAAACTGGTTGGCGTCATCGGCATGATTGGTTTTTCCCTTGAACAAAAGGAAAAAATGATTATAGAATCAGAGAACCTCATACAGTTTTTACGCAATGTTAGTACAATGTTGGTCAATAAATTAGCAATGCTGGACCTTGGTAAAGAACAGGGTTGCAAAATTCAAGAAGATATACCGGCATCCCCGAAATCCATTACTTTTGAAAACATTCTTGGTAAAGATTCCGGGCTTCAAGATGTTATTAAAAAAGCAAAAAGGATTGTCAACAGCCCATCCACTGTGTTGATTAGGGGAGATAGTGGTACGGGGAAGGAATTATTGGCTAAGGCGATTCATTTTGAAAGCAAGCGTCGAATGCATTCATTTGTAGCAGTTAATTGCGCTGCCATACCTGAAAGCTTGTTAGAAAGTGAATTGTTTGGATATGAGGGCGGATCATTTACTGGCTCAAGGCGGAATGGGAAAATGGGGAAATTCGAATTAGCGCACAACGGAACCATTTTTCTTGATGAAATTGGAGATATGCCGCTTTTCTTGCAGCCAAAGTTATTACGGGTTTTACAGGAAAAAGAGATTGAAAGAATCGGTGGTAATAAAGCGATCGAGATTAATGTACGGGTGATTGCGGCCACTCACCGTAACCTGGAGGAAATGGTAAAAAGCGGAACCTTTCGCGAGGATTTATATTATCGTCTCAATGTCCTCCCTCTCCATACCAAACCATTGAAAAAGCGGCGTGATGATATTGTTTTGTATCTCGAACATTTCATACATAAACATTGTATGATCATGCAAAGGAATCCACTGAGACTTGACCCCGTGCTGGAGAGGTGGCTCATTCGTTATGATTGGCCCGGGAATATACGGCAATTGGAAAACGCAGTAGAATATATGGTGAATATGGCCGAATCGGATATTGTGGGCTTTCAAGATTTACCTGACTATCTCTTTCAACGGGATCCTCTCTCTGTTGAGTGTGGTGGTTTAAGCTTAGAACAAATGATTTCAGAATATGAAAAAGACGTAATCCAGAGCTATTTCCTGGCTGAAAAATATCGAGATGATAAAGAACAGATTGCCAGGGAACTACAGATTAGCCTGTCTACTCTATATCGCAAGTTGGAAAAGTATAAATTATGTTAA
- a CDS encoding amino acid permease: MGKLEAEISNTLEGRNQKSSLQRKLKSRHLTMMAIGGAIGTGLFVSSGSTISTAGPGGALAAYILVGIMVYFVMNSLGELSAFLPVPGAFDIYASKYIDPALGFALGWNYWYTTAITVPADLVASTLIMKYWFPDSPSILWSALFLGLLLILNVLSVKAYGESEYWFAGIKVISIIVFLVIGVAMIFGIMGGHAAGFSNFTQGDAPFHGGLISIFSVVLIAGFSFQGTEVIATAAGETENPSKNVPKAIRSIFWRILIFYVLTIFVIGLIIPYTDPNLLKSGVENVSISPFTLVLQRAGLAFAASVMNAVLLTSVLSAANSAMYASSRMLWALAKEGKAPRIFASLNRKGIPMLALCATAIIGLVSFLASLFGNGSVFIWLINASALTGFIKWFGIAASHYRFRKAYVAQGRDLNELPFKAKWYPLGPVITLLFFVVFILGQTLFFGHQIGWAEILATYIGLPIFLLLWLGYKIIKKTKMVPLMECDFERKE; this comes from the coding sequence ATGGGGAAATTAGAAGCGGAGATAAGCAACACCCTAGAAGGGCGAAATCAAAAGTCATCATTACAAAGGAAGCTGAAATCCAGACATTTAACGATGATGGCCATTGGTGGCGCTATTGGAACTGGATTGTTTGTATCCAGCGGATCGACGATTAGCACTGCGGGGCCGGGAGGAGCGCTTGCTGCATATATTCTGGTAGGAATCATGGTCTATTTTGTCATGAATAGTTTAGGGGAGCTATCGGCCTTCTTACCGGTCCCGGGGGCCTTTGATATCTATGCATCAAAGTATATCGATCCTGCGTTAGGCTTTGCGTTAGGTTGGAACTATTGGTATACAACCGCGATAACGGTTCCTGCAGATTTGGTGGCCTCTACCCTTATTATGAAATATTGGTTTCCAGACTCACCTTCCATATTGTGGAGCGCACTATTTCTGGGGTTGTTGCTAATCTTAAATGTTTTATCAGTCAAGGCATATGGGGAAAGCGAATATTGGTTTGCCGGAATTAAGGTCATCTCGATCATCGTGTTTCTCGTTATTGGGGTTGCCATGATTTTTGGAATTATGGGAGGGCATGCGGCCGGGTTCAGTAACTTTACCCAAGGGGATGCTCCTTTCCATGGCGGGCTTATATCTATCTTTAGTGTAGTGCTCATCGCTGGCTTTTCGTTTCAGGGAACAGAGGTGATTGCGACGGCCGCAGGTGAAACCGAAAATCCATCGAAAAACGTGCCGAAAGCGATCCGGTCAATCTTCTGGCGCATCCTTATTTTCTACGTGCTGACGATTTTTGTTATCGGTTTGATTATCCCTTATACGGATCCAAACCTGCTTAAATCCGGCGTTGAAAATGTATCTATTAGCCCTTTCACGCTCGTTCTTCAGAGAGCTGGGTTGGCATTTGCCGCTTCCGTAATGAATGCAGTGCTTCTTACCTCTGTATTATCAGCTGCAAATTCAGCAATGTATGCTTCTTCACGCATGCTTTGGGCTTTAGCAAAAGAAGGGAAGGCACCAAGAATCTTTGCTAGTCTTAATCGGAAGGGAATTCCCATGTTGGCGCTCTGTGCAACGGCAATTATAGGACTAGTCTCTTTTTTGGCTTCCCTTTTTGGAAATGGTTCCGTTTTTATATGGCTGATAAATGCTTCAGCCCTTACTGGATTTATCAAATGGTTCGGGATTGCCGCTAGTCATTACCGCTTCCGTAAAGCATATGTAGCACAAGGTCGAGATCTAAATGAATTGCCGTTTAAAGCCAAATGGTACCCTTTGGGCCCGGTTATCACACTGTTATTTTTTGTGGTTTTCATTCTTGGACAGACTCTTTTTTTCGGACATCAGATTGGCTGGGCGGAAATACTGGCTACCTACATTGGTCTACCTATTTTCTTACTTCTCTGGTTGGGTTATAAAATCATTAAGAAAACAAAAATGGTGCCGCTCATGGAGTGTGATTTTGAGCGAAAAGAATAA
- a CDS encoding RidA family protein codes for MIKEAVITKEAPMAIGPYSQGIKAGNIVYTSGQLPIDPESGEMPNDIEGQARVSLRNLEKVLEAAGSSLQQVIKTTVFLSDMNHFAVMNQVYGEFFPDNYPARSAVEVARLPKDAFIEIEAVAII; via the coding sequence ATGATAAAAGAAGCAGTCATAACAAAAGAAGCCCCCATGGCTATCGGTCCTTATTCACAAGGTATTAAGGCAGGAAATATAGTGTACACTTCAGGGCAGCTCCCAATTGATCCTGAGTCTGGAGAAATGCCTAATGATATTGAAGGGCAAGCAAGGGTGTCATTGAGGAATCTTGAAAAGGTTTTAGAAGCGGCGGGATCAAGCTTACAGCAGGTAATAAAAACAACGGTTTTTTTAAGCGATATGAATCACTTTGCCGTGATGAATCAAGTATACGGAGAGTTTTTCCCTGATAATTATCCGGCAAGAAGTGCGGTTGAAGTTGCTCGTTTACCTAAAGATGCTTTTATTGAAATAGAAGCGGTGGCTATTATTTAA
- a CDS encoding D-cysteine desulfhydrase, translated as MNLAQFPRQRYTPTNTPIERLDHFSEVLGGPSIYVKRDDMLGLTAGGNKTRKLEFLVADALDKGADTLITCGGIQSNHCRLTLAAAVKEKMKCILVLEEGLENSEPDFNGNYFLYHLLGAEQIKVVPNGADLMQEMQKIAKEVTENGHSPYIIPVGGSNVIGATGYVACAQEILAQSFDQGIDLKAVVCVSGSGGMHAGLAAGFHGSQSGISVIGINVSRGKAEQEEKVYQLVKETLAHIGIPQSIPREEITCFDEYVGPGYALPTPEMVEAVKLMARTEGILLDPVYTGKAAAGLIDLIQKGTFKPEDNILFVHSGGASSLYANTSLFY; from the coding sequence ATGAATTTAGCACAATTCCCCAGGCAGCGATATACACCAACAAATACACCAATTGAAAGATTAGATCATTTTTCTGAAGTTCTTGGGGGCCCATCCATTTATGTTAAACGAGATGATATGCTTGGTTTGACGGCGGGGGGAAATAAAACAAGAAAACTGGAATTCCTTGTTGCCGATGCATTGGATAAAGGTGCGGATACGTTGATTACATGTGGAGGCATTCAATCCAATCATTGCCGTTTAACATTAGCGGCAGCAGTTAAAGAGAAAATGAAGTGCATTCTTGTGTTGGAAGAAGGTCTTGAAAATTCTGAACCAGATTTTAACGGTAACTATTTTCTCTATCATTTATTGGGCGCTGAACAAATCAAAGTAGTGCCTAATGGAGCGGACTTAATGCAGGAAATGCAGAAAATAGCTAAAGAGGTAACAGAGAATGGACATAGCCCGTACATCATTCCGGTTGGTGGATCGAATGTCATTGGTGCAACGGGATATGTGGCTTGCGCACAGGAGATCTTGGCACAGTCCTTTGACCAAGGGATTGATTTGAAGGCAGTTGTTTGTGTAAGCGGCAGCGGAGGAATGCATGCTGGTTTGGCCGCAGGATTTCATGGGAGTCAAAGTGGAATATCAGTAATTGGGATAAACGTAAGCAGAGGAAAAGCTGAACAAGAAGAGAAAGTTTATCAGCTAGTTAAAGAAACGTTAGCACACATCGGGATTCCACAGTCAATTCCTCGTGAGGAGATTACGTGTTTTGATGAGTATGTCGGACCGGGTTATGCTTTGCCTACACCTGAAATGGTGGAAGCAGTCAAGCTAATGGCAAGAACGGAAGGGATTTTGCTGGATCCGGTATATACGGGTAAAGCGGCAGCGGGACTCATCGATTTAATACAAAAAGGCACCTTTAAGCCTGAGGATAACATTCTATTTGTTCACTCTGGTGGAGCTTCATCGTTATACGCCAATACTTCTCTTTTTTATTGA